In Pyrus communis chromosome 11, drPyrComm1.1, whole genome shotgun sequence, the sequence GGTCCACTACTATTAATGGATATTGTCATCCAATGTATATCTTATTGCTTACACGACATACATGTGTAagagttttataaaaaaatgtgttgCCTAACTTGTATCTAATAACTTTTGTTGTGCTTTTAACCAAAGCACTCTcaacaacgaaaaaaaaaaaatcataaataaaagTGATTTGAAAATCAagggaaaattaatgaaaatgatttgaaaattttgagttttaacgataaagacaaaataaagagtaaaatgaatagtaacaagattgaatttttaggataaaaatgtgatttttcattaaaataaataataccgaaagtttttcgttaaaattcttttagAATCAAACATTCTTGGACGTACCCCCTAAAGTCCAGTAGTTGATCAGCCCACGAAGCCCAATTACCCCAAAGGGGAGATGGCGGTAAAATGAGTCCGGACATCGAACTTGCCCTTTCCAAGTTTTAATCACATTTAAATGACCCGTATACCCCTCCCCGGCGTCCAAATTCCAATCCCTATTTATTCTcctttttccctctctctccctctctctctctctctctctctctctctctaccatcTGAATTTCTCGGACTCGTGCTCTCCCTCCATGGTCTCTCTCTCTACAGAAAACCCTAGTTAATTGTAATTCAAGAAATTCTAACAGGATCAATGGAGAAGAAACTATCCTCGAGAAGAGAGCTGTTGGACCGCTGGAGAGTCATTGAGGAGGAAGCGGACGAAGACGACGATCGCATTGACCCCTCCAAACGGCACCGTCTCCACCACAACAAAGAACAATGGTGCCCCCCCCTCTCTCACTTAGATTTTAGTTTAGTTCCGTTTATCATTGTTTTCAAAAAGCGTAATCTTTTGAAATGGGAAACAGTTATCATTATTGATTTTATTTACATTCTAGCTGGTTTTTGTTAGTAATCTTGTTCGGTTTTGGTGGTATAAGTAAATTGAAGAAGTTGAGTTAGGAGCGGAAATGTTGAATTCGATTAGCAGCGTAGGAAATGGAAGCATGTGGGAGATGGAAAGTGTGATTTTTAGTGAGTGGAGGtaagaaatggaagaaataGAGAACTTTAGTTTATTACTATTACACTAAGACTACAAGCATCGACATTGTTGTTTAACCGATTGTGATCCTTAGCGGAGTTGTAAGAAACAAACTACATTATTAGGATGTTTGTTTCTGTCTATGGTTCACATTAACTTCTTCATGGATTTGTCTGATCGAGGAACTCTTAGGTGGAGAAGCTGTTTTTCAGTTCAACCTTCTTTCTTAACTGTTACCCCTTTAaagtaaataaattttaaacataGACTTATTTACGAGATATTTTGAGCTACCGATTCATCTCtcactttctttctctttgctGCGCAAGATTGAATTCAAGAACCACGTGAACCTGAGAATGCGAGCATGCATGCTTCAAGTTTATTTGATGGTTTGCTATTCGTAATGAGTTGACAGGCTCtatatgtatttgtttatttttaacatttagGATTTATTTGGCATTGTTTCAGGTTTGCAGATGCATTTAGTTTCTTGATCTGTTTGCCAAAAGAAAATCATATTTGGTGTGGGTCGTGGGACTTAATGGGGCCTCTTCTGGAGACATTTTATAACTACTTCAAAGATGACAATGCTGATTCTCCTCTTAGACAACTATGGAGGAGAATCTCTGAGGAAATGCGGCAGTGCATCCAGTGCATTTCCCAGCACTATCAAGCCCAAGAGATGTATATCATGGAGTATGAGACAAGTTCTATTGGTCCCCTCTTGGATGTTTTGCGAAGTCTCGATGAGGAAAGAGTGACACAGCACTTGATAGAGATAAATACTAAATTAGCCCGAAAAGAATATGATGCTGCCCGTGATAATGCAGAAGTCATTAGTGTCATGTATGAGGTATGTCAGTGTTCTCGTATGGACTTATTTTGTATGATACGGTTAGCATAGTATAACTTAATCAGAATGGAATTGACAttgatttgattgttttttGTTAATTGGTTCACAGGTTCTAATGTTCCCTGTATTATTGGATGATGAGTCCTTATTCACTGAGTTTGAAAGATTCATTGAAGCAGTTGACAGCATGCATGAACTGGCTCTGGCTGGACAGCAACAGTTTCCGGTATTTTGTtgataggtatatacggaaaacaaaagcccactcactggtatgtggaagggtcgtagcccccctgcctcgagtgaccacgctcgtcctcgggatacgtatctcctatatgcgaaacaactgcAAAAACGTtatttttaaaacacataaccaacttctcatacattgctcaaattggacaaatgaatataccaacatgctctacacaacctcaggatcacaaccatatttttagaaaaattttccaccgccgcacgcgcccccacgcgccggccaaggcacggccacacacgccggccacgcgcaggcacgtgcccggcacgctgacggcgtcaactgacgccgtgaggaatattccgttagttctaacggattccgtcaacggcgtcaggaatattccgtcagatttgacgaaatattctgtcaccttctccggcgacgtcgccggcgccggaaactggaaaaatttTCTAACCTCGTTTTCTctctcgtttctcaaccatttttcacgtttcttgaaccaaattgaagccctagactagtagaacaacgtta encodes:
- the LOC137709045 gene encoding uncharacterized protein, giving the protein MEKKLSSRRELLDRWRVIEEEADEDDDRIDPSKRHRLHHNKEQWFADAFSFLICLPKENHIWCGSWDLMGPLLETFYNYFKDDNADSPLRQLWRRISEEMRQCIQCISQHYQAQEMYIMEYETSSIGPLLDVLRSLDEERVTQHLIEINTKLARKEYDAARDNAEVISVMYEVLMFPVLLDDESLFTEFERFIEAVDSMHELALAGQQQFPVFC